The following coding sequences lie in one Aricia agestis chromosome 10, ilAriAges1.1, whole genome shotgun sequence genomic window:
- the LOC121731305 gene encoding netrin receptor unc-5-like isoform X2: MCVVKIVVLMGIIGRVRNGGTEQTTEKEMRPEYIHPDGLLNFDPYLSDFKPVVEEDDYIPLPENDETIDGLPIFLLEPKNSYVLRTKPATLLCRAANALQVFFKCNDVRTDKTVQLEHVDPQNGVRVVEAELNVTRNELDEYFGGKYSCECYAWNSKGKIRSQAVYIEFAYLKKQFAQHPQSVTVEAGRQVTFRCSPPPAAPPATIRWARNGSPIEATDEALVLPRVGLQDMANYTCLAENIAGRRESDVAVLSVYVNGGWSDWSPWIPCRCESQAVGRRRTRTCTEPAPANGGAPCRGQSSQTDEDCLRCQNGSWSVWSPWSECSAECVRVRRRQCVGTCAGPTMQHAACVDGDCTSGMGLYKPNVSLYVGVGITVLMLLAGAAVLYVWCRYRAQPGYTAARAGIPKTYTRDKSGPDLTRTCNEYWMQRPDNTYDMPQLRDSYASPFGTRSHQQSIGGSNHYEMKPYSPSGDSASSCYTNRLKGSHVSTSCSADDDVTF; this comes from the exons ATGTGTGTTGTTAAAATCGTGGTTTTGATGGGAATTATTGGACGTGTACGAAATGGGG GTACGGAACAAACGACGGAGAAGGAGATGAGACCGGAGTACATCCATCCTGACGGTCTACTTAACTTCGACCCCTACCTCTCCGACTTCAAGCCGGTCGTCGAAGAAGACGACTACATCCCTCTACCAGAAAACGACGAGACCATAGACGGACTTCCAATATTCCTGCTGGAGCCAAAAAACTCTTATGTACTGCGAACGAAACCAGCAACATTGTTATGTCGAGCAGCGAATGCGCTACAGGTGTTCTTCAAATGCAACGATGTTAGAACAGATAAGACTGTACAGTTGGAGCATGTGGACCCTCAGAATGGAGTGAGAGTAGTGGAAGCCGAGCTCAATGTGACGAGGAATGAGCTGGATGAATATTTCGGAGGGAAATACAGTTGCGAGTGCTACGCGTGGAATAGTAAAGGGAAGATTCGCAGTCAGGCGGTGTATATTGAATTTGCTT ACTTAAAGAAGCAATTCGCGCAGCACCCCCAGTCAGTGACGGTGGAAGCCGGTCGTCAAGTGACCTTCCGCTGTAGTCCACCGCCAGCAGCACCACCAGCTACCATCAGATGGGCGAGGAACGGTAGCCCCATTGAGGCTACTGATGAAGCACTGGTGCTGCCAAGAGTGGGGTTGCAG GATATGGCAAACTACACCTGCTTGGCCGAAAACATAGCTGGTCGGAGAGAGTCAGATGTTGCGGTTTTGTCTGTATATG TAAACGGAGGCTGGTCAGACTGGTCACCATGGATACCGTGCCGGTGCGAGTCCCAAGCTGTTGGTAGACGACGCACTAGGACCTGCACGGAGCCAGCGCCAGCGAATGGCGGTGCACCGTGTAGAGGACAGTCGTCACAGACTGATGAAGACTGTCTGAGGTGCCAAAATG GATCGTGGTCAGTGTGGTCGCCATGGTCAGAGTGTAGCGCGGAGTGCGTGCGCGTGCGGCGGCGGCAGTGTGTTGGTACTTGCGCGGGGCCCACCATGCAACACGCCGCGTGTGTTGATGGGGACTGCACATCGGGGATGG GTCTCTACAAGCCCAACGTCAGTCTCTACGTGGGTGTGGGCATCACAGTGCTCATGCTGTTAGCTGGCGCGGCTGTGCTGTACGTATGGTGCCGGTATAGAGCGCAGCCGGGGTACACTGCTGCTAGAGCTG GTATCCCGAAGACGTACACGCGGGACAAAAGCGGGCCGGACTTGACGCGTACCTGCAACGAGTACTGGATGCAGCGACCCGACAACACGTATGATATGCCTCAGTTGAGGGACAG ctACGCCTCACCGTTCGGCACTCGCAGCCACCAGCAGTCCATCGGGGGCAGTAACCACTACGAGATGAAACCGTACAGTCCGTCCGGTGACTCCGCCTCCAGTTGTTACACCAATA GACTTAAGGGTAGTCATGTGTCAACTTCTTGCAGCGCGGACGATGACGTCACGTTCTAG
- the LOC121731305 gene encoding netrin receptor unc-5-like isoform X1, which produces MCVVKIVVLMGIIGRVRNGGTEQTTEKEMRPEYIHPDGLLNFDPYLSDFKPVVEEDDYIPLPENDETIDGLPIFLLEPKNSYVLRTKPATLLCRAANALQVFFKCNDVRTDKTVQLEHVDPQNGVRVVEAELNVTRNELDEYFGGKYSCECYAWNSKGKIRSQAVYIEFAYLKKQFAQHPQSVTVEAGRQVTFRCSPPPAAPPATIRWARNGSPIEATDEALVLPRVGLQDMANYTCLAENIAGRRESDVAVLSVYVNGGWSDWSPWIPCRCESQAVGRRRTRTCTEPAPANGGAPCRGQSSQTDEDCLRCQNGSWSVWSPWSECSAECVRVRRRQCVGTCAGPTMQHAACVDGDCTSGMGLYKPNVSLYVGVGITVLMLLAGAAVLYVWCRYRAQPGYTAARAGIPKTYTRDKSGPDLTRTCNEYWMQRPDNTYDMPQLRDSYASPFGTRSHQQSIGGSNHYEMKPYSPSGDSASSCYTNTRTMTSRSSECSSSQLAELMTSQPPSLSKVDVAVTLPPGHTDSYRDKICLTIVK; this is translated from the exons ATGTGTGTTGTTAAAATCGTGGTTTTGATGGGAATTATTGGACGTGTACGAAATGGGG GTACGGAACAAACGACGGAGAAGGAGATGAGACCGGAGTACATCCATCCTGACGGTCTACTTAACTTCGACCCCTACCTCTCCGACTTCAAGCCGGTCGTCGAAGAAGACGACTACATCCCTCTACCAGAAAACGACGAGACCATAGACGGACTTCCAATATTCCTGCTGGAGCCAAAAAACTCTTATGTACTGCGAACGAAACCAGCAACATTGTTATGTCGAGCAGCGAATGCGCTACAGGTGTTCTTCAAATGCAACGATGTTAGAACAGATAAGACTGTACAGTTGGAGCATGTGGACCCTCAGAATGGAGTGAGAGTAGTGGAAGCCGAGCTCAATGTGACGAGGAATGAGCTGGATGAATATTTCGGAGGGAAATACAGTTGCGAGTGCTACGCGTGGAATAGTAAAGGGAAGATTCGCAGTCAGGCGGTGTATATTGAATTTGCTT ACTTAAAGAAGCAATTCGCGCAGCACCCCCAGTCAGTGACGGTGGAAGCCGGTCGTCAAGTGACCTTCCGCTGTAGTCCACCGCCAGCAGCACCACCAGCTACCATCAGATGGGCGAGGAACGGTAGCCCCATTGAGGCTACTGATGAAGCACTGGTGCTGCCAAGAGTGGGGTTGCAG GATATGGCAAACTACACCTGCTTGGCCGAAAACATAGCTGGTCGGAGAGAGTCAGATGTTGCGGTTTTGTCTGTATATG TAAACGGAGGCTGGTCAGACTGGTCACCATGGATACCGTGCCGGTGCGAGTCCCAAGCTGTTGGTAGACGACGCACTAGGACCTGCACGGAGCCAGCGCCAGCGAATGGCGGTGCACCGTGTAGAGGACAGTCGTCACAGACTGATGAAGACTGTCTGAGGTGCCAAAATG GATCGTGGTCAGTGTGGTCGCCATGGTCAGAGTGTAGCGCGGAGTGCGTGCGCGTGCGGCGGCGGCAGTGTGTTGGTACTTGCGCGGGGCCCACCATGCAACACGCCGCGTGTGTTGATGGGGACTGCACATCGGGGATGG GTCTCTACAAGCCCAACGTCAGTCTCTACGTGGGTGTGGGCATCACAGTGCTCATGCTGTTAGCTGGCGCGGCTGTGCTGTACGTATGGTGCCGGTATAGAGCGCAGCCGGGGTACACTGCTGCTAGAGCTG GTATCCCGAAGACGTACACGCGGGACAAAAGCGGGCCGGACTTGACGCGTACCTGCAACGAGTACTGGATGCAGCGACCCGACAACACGTATGATATGCCTCAGTTGAGGGACAG ctACGCCTCACCGTTCGGCACTCGCAGCCACCAGCAGTCCATCGGGGGCAGTAACCACTACGAGATGAAACCGTACAGTCCGTCCGGTGACTCCGCCTCCAGTTGTTACACCAATA CGCGGACGATGACGTCACGTTCTAGCGAATGCTCGTCGTCGCAGCTCGCGGAGCTGATGACGTCACAGCCGCCATCTTTGTCCAAGGTGGACGTAGCGGTCACCCTACCCCCCGGACATACAGACAGCTACCGAGACAAGATCTGCCTCACTATAGTCAAATAA